The following proteins come from a genomic window of Lolium rigidum isolate FL_2022 chromosome 5, APGP_CSIRO_Lrig_0.1, whole genome shotgun sequence:
- the LOC124655850 gene encoding putative F-box/kelch-repeat protein At1g15680 yields MLRMLRGRAKAQTGSSHHSSPAPAPAPKTPLDDEDLLQEILLRLPPKPSSLSLPRASLVCRGWRSILSDPEFLERFRKNHHTPPLLGFFAGHVHATPVFTPILDSPDRIPASRFPVPQSHSRNDEWRFMGCRHGLAVLLEVSRREAVVWHPLTGQRRHVSFPPGMHTDDWNRWHAAVQCADAADGHVHGDCFSNPFKLVLILVAQRVRAFACLYESASGVWGDIASTATRDTICYTEPSVLIGNEFCWLLGKGDILAFDIQRQSLGVIEKPDMRRYYSSVRLFRTEDNGPGLACLSKLTILLWARKSNYDGVVGWEMLQKTIKLKGLFPRKMPSYDKLVYLSGYDEDTNAIVLTTETGNFTLQLDSAQIRHIIKRDYICDNTFYPYTNFYTAGNTQLSYPAIHKLLVEEAYTPGSRIEFPAITGQKKIAKLYFIFDI; encoded by the coding sequence ATGCTGCGCATGCTGCGCGGTCGAGCCAAAGCTCAGACTGGCAGCAGCCACCATTCCTCGCCGGCACCGGCGCCAGCGCCGAAGACCCCGCTGGACGATGAGGACCTGCTCcaggagatcctcctccgcctccctccgaagCCATCGTCCCTCTCCCTCCCGCGTGCCTCCCTCGTTTGCCGGGGATGGCGCAGCATCCTCTCCGACCCCGAGTTCCTCGAACGCTTCCGCAAAAACCACCATACACCGCCTCTGCTGGGCTTCTTCGCAGGGCACGTCCACGCAACACCAGTCTTCACCCCCATCCTCGACTCGCCGGACCGCATCCCTGCCTCCCGCTTCCCCGTGCCGCAGAGCCACAGCCGCAACGACGAGTGGCGCTTCATGGGCTGCCGCCACGGCCTCGCCGTGCTGCTCGAGGTGTCCCGTCGCGAGGCCGTGGTGTGGCATCCCCTCACCGGCCAACGGCGCCATGTCAGTTTTCCACCGGGGATGCACACCGACGACTGGAATCGCTGGCATGCCGCGGTGCAATGCGCCGATGCCGCAGATGGGCATGTGCATGGCGACTGCTTCTCCAACCCGTTCAAGTTGGTGCTGATCCTGGTCGCACAACGCGTGCGAGCATTCGCCTGCCTCTATGAATCAGCTTCCGGTGTCTGGGGAGATATTGCGTCGACGGCGACCAGGGATACCATTTGTTATACAGAGCCCAGCGTCCTCATTGGGAATGAGTTTTGCTGGTTGCTTGGTAAAGGTGACATCCTTGCGTTTGATATTCAAAGGCAGAGCCTTGGTGTCATTGAGAAGCCAGATATGAGGCGCTACTATTCTTCTGTTCGGCTCTTCCGGACAGAGGATAATGGACCTGGCCTCGCATGTTTGTCAAAACTGACTATCCTACTATGGGCGAGGAAATCGAATTATGATGGGGTTGTCGGATGGGAGATGCTGCAGAAAACCATTAAACTCAAGGGGCTCTTTCCACGCAAGATGCCAAGTTATGACAAGTTGGTATATCTTAGTGGGTATGATGAGGACACAAATGCGATAGTTCTAACTACGGAGACTGGCAACTTCACGCTCCAACTTGACTCGGCGCAGATCAGACATATTATTAAAAGAGATTACATTTGTGATAACACCTTTTATCCATATACAAATTTCTATACCGCAGGTAATACACAGCTATCTTACCCTGCCATTCACAAACTGCTAGTAGAGGAAGCATATAcacctgggagccgaattgaatttccagcAATAACTGGGCAAAAAAAAATAGCGAAGCTTTATTTCATATTTGACATATAG